The following proteins come from a genomic window of Kitasatospora sp. NBC_01246:
- a CDS encoding alpha-1,4-glucan--maltose-1-phosphate maltosyltransferase: MIGRIPVLDVSPLVDAGRRPAKAVVGETFAVTATVFREGHDAVNANVVLRDPRGRSGPWTPMRELAEGTDRWGAQVTPTAPGRWSYLVEAWSDPLATWRKVAAVKLPAGIDTALVLEEGALLLERAAGGVPKKEGRAHILAAVDALRDAGLPPLSRLAAALAPEVLDLLARYPLRELVSASRPLPLQVDRERALYGSWYEFFPRSEGAVVDPSGVEPPRSGTLRTAAERLPAVAAMGFDVVYLPPVHPIGRAFRKGPDNSLTAGPHDVGSPWAIGSPEGGHDAVHPDLGTIEDFDHFVAEAAALHLEVALDFALQCSPDHPWVNKHPEWFSHRADGTIAYAENPPKKYQDIYPINFDQDMDGIVKETLRVLRFWMSHGVRIFRVDNPHTKPVLFWEKVLADIARTDPDVVFLAEAFTRPAMMHTLGKIGFHQSYTYFTWRATKQELTEYLSELAGDAASYMRPNFFANTPDILHEYLQTGGRAAFAIRAVLAATLSPSYGVYAGFELYENEPAHPGSEEYLHSEKYELRPRDWTRTDSLAPLLTVLNRLRRRHPSLQQLRGLRFHPTDNDQVLAFSKTATTTEGLTDHVITVVNLDPHHAQEATVTLDGDGPFAVHDELTGAAYTWGRHNYVRLDPSAEPAHLLTVRRNPA, translated from the coding sequence GTGATCGGCCGCATCCCCGTCCTGGACGTCAGCCCCCTCGTCGACGCCGGCCGTCGCCCGGCCAAGGCGGTGGTCGGCGAGACCTTCGCGGTCACCGCCACCGTGTTCCGCGAGGGCCACGACGCGGTGAACGCCAACGTCGTCCTGCGCGACCCGCGCGGCCGCAGCGGCCCGTGGACGCCGATGCGCGAACTCGCCGAGGGCACCGACCGCTGGGGCGCGCAGGTCACTCCGACCGCGCCCGGCCGCTGGTCCTACCTGGTGGAGGCGTGGAGCGACCCGCTGGCCACCTGGCGCAAGGTGGCCGCGGTGAAGCTGCCCGCCGGGATCGACACCGCGCTGGTGCTGGAGGAGGGCGCGCTGCTGCTGGAGCGGGCCGCGGGCGGCGTGCCGAAGAAGGAGGGCCGGGCGCACATCCTGGCCGCGGTGGACGCCCTGCGCGACGCCGGTCTGCCGCCGCTGTCCCGGCTGGCCGCGGCGCTCGCGCCCGAGGTGCTCGACCTGCTGGCCCGCTACCCGCTGCGCGAACTGGTGAGCGCCTCCCGCCCGCTGCCGCTCCAGGTGGACCGCGAGCGCGCGCTGTACGGCTCCTGGTACGAGTTCTTCCCCCGCTCGGAGGGCGCGGTGGTCGACCCCTCCGGCGTCGAGCCGCCGCGCTCGGGCACCCTGCGCACCGCCGCCGAGCGGCTGCCCGCCGTCGCCGCGATGGGCTTCGACGTGGTCTACCTGCCGCCGGTCCACCCGATCGGGCGAGCCTTCCGCAAGGGGCCGGACAACAGCCTGACGGCCGGTCCGCACGACGTCGGCTCACCCTGGGCGATCGGCTCGCCGGAGGGCGGCCACGACGCCGTCCACCCGGACCTCGGCACCATCGAGGACTTCGACCACTTCGTCGCCGAGGCCGCGGCGCTGCACCTGGAGGTGGCCCTGGACTTCGCGCTGCAGTGCTCGCCGGACCACCCCTGGGTCAACAAGCACCCGGAGTGGTTCAGCCACCGCGCCGACGGCACCATCGCCTATGCCGAGAACCCCCCGAAGAAGTACCAGGACATTTATCCGATCAACTTCGATCAGGACATGGACGGAATCGTCAAGGAAACCCTCCGGGTCCTGCGGTTCTGGATGAGCCACGGCGTGCGGATCTTCCGGGTCGACAACCCGCACACCAAGCCGGTGCTGTTCTGGGAGAAGGTGCTCGCCGACATCGCCCGCACCGATCCGGACGTGGTCTTCCTGGCCGAGGCCTTCACCCGGCCGGCGATGATGCACACCCTCGGGAAGATCGGCTTCCACCAGTCGTACACGTACTTCACCTGGCGCGCCACCAAACAGGAGCTCACCGAATACCTCTCCGAGCTCGCCGGCGACGCCGCCTCCTACATGCGGCCCAACTTCTTCGCCAACACCCCGGACATCCTGCACGAGTACCTGCAGACCGGCGGCCGGGCGGCGTTCGCGATCCGTGCCGTACTGGCCGCCACCCTCTCCCCCAGCTACGGCGTCTACGCCGGCTTCGAGCTGTACGAGAACGAGCCGGCCCACCCGGGCTCGGAGGAGTACCTGCACTCCGAGAAGTACGAACTGCGACCCCGCGACTGGACCCGCACCGACTCCCTGGCCCCGCTGCTCACCGTGCTGAACCGGCTGCGCCGCCGGCACCCCTCGCTCCAGCAGCTGCGCGGCCTGCGCTTCCACCCGACCGACAACGACCAGGTACTCGCCTTCTCCAAGACCGCCACCACGACCGAGGGCCTGACCGACCACGTCATCACGGTCGTCAACCTCGACCCGCACCACGCCCAGGAGGCCACCGTCACCCTCGACGGGGACGGCCCGTTCGCGGTGCACGACGAGCTCACCGGCGCCGCCTACACCTGGGGCCGGCACAACTACGTCCGGCTCGATCCCTCAGCCGAGCCGGCTCACCTCCTCACGGTTCGGAGGAACCCAGCGTGA
- the glgP gene encoding alpha-glucan family phosphorylase, translated as MKAIRRFTVRTVLPEQLQPLHELALNLRWSWHPETRDLFRSVDPEVWAATGEDPVRLLGEVPAARLAALATDRRFLRRLGDLADDLREYLAGPRWYQAAQHGLDQPVADAAQPTAIAYFSPEYGIAAALPQYSGGLGILAGDHLKAASDLGVPIIGVGLFYRHGYFRQSLNRDGWQQERYPLLDPDELAVTLLRESDGTPCRIDLALPGGRTLAAHVWRAQVGRVPLLLLDSDIEANSAAERDVTDRLYGGGSEHRLLQEMLLGIGGVRAVRAYCRLTGHPAPEVFHTNEGHAGFLGIERIRELITDGPAEPGLDFAAALEAVRAGTLFTTHTPVPAGIDRFDRDLVARHFGGDAALPGVPADQVLALGAETWRGGDPKLFNMAAMGLRLAQRANGVSTLHGEVSRSMFNGLWPGFDAADVPITSVTNGVHAATWIDPAVVRLGAAEIGADRAEDAMTTGDAKRWTGLERIGNSEIWELRRSLRAQLVEEARHRLRASWRQRGAGEAELGWVSSVLDPDVLTIGFARRVPSYKRLTLMLRDQERLRALLLSPTRPVQIVVAGKAHPADDGGKRLIQQMVAFADDPAVRHRIVFLPDYDMAMARHLYPGCDVWLNNPLRPLEACGTSGMKAALNGCLNLSVLDGWWDEWYDGQNGWAIPTADESAGVLDPESGEAERRDDIEAAALYDLIEHQVAARFYDRGADGLPHRWIAMVRHTLVTLGPKVLAGRMVREYVERLYTPAALAQRELAAAVPGGPVTGPYAGARELAGWKAKVREAWPAVRVEHVEAECPDEAQELGSSLALRVQVALGALEPGDVEVQVVSGRVDESDGISDACLLALKPVGGPDLDGRTRYEGSLELCRTGPFGYTVRVLPAHPRLASPAELGLVALPPESTGMDAGLLR; from the coding sequence GTGAAGGCAATCCGCAGATTCACCGTCCGCACTGTCCTGCCCGAACAACTCCAGCCGTTGCACGAGCTGGCCCTCAACCTGCGCTGGTCCTGGCATCCCGAGACCAGGGACCTCTTCCGGTCCGTGGACCCGGAGGTCTGGGCGGCCACGGGGGAGGACCCGGTGCGCCTGCTGGGCGAGGTCCCGGCCGCGCGGCTCGCCGCGCTGGCCACCGACCGCCGGTTCCTGCGCAGACTCGGCGACCTCGCCGACGACCTGCGGGAGTACCTGGCCGGACCGCGCTGGTACCAGGCCGCCCAGCACGGCCTCGACCAACCGGTCGCCGATGCCGCGCAGCCCACCGCCATCGCCTACTTCTCGCCCGAGTACGGCATCGCCGCGGCGCTGCCCCAGTACTCCGGCGGCCTCGGCATCCTGGCCGGCGACCACCTCAAGGCGGCCAGCGACCTCGGCGTGCCGATCATCGGCGTCGGGCTGTTCTACCGCCACGGCTACTTCCGGCAGTCCCTCAACCGGGACGGCTGGCAGCAGGAGCGCTACCCGCTCCTCGACCCGGACGAACTCGCCGTCACGCTGCTCCGGGAGAGTGACGGCACCCCCTGCCGGATCGACCTCGCGCTGCCCGGCGGCCGCACCCTCGCCGCGCACGTCTGGCGGGCCCAGGTCGGGCGGGTGCCGCTGCTGCTGCTCGACTCCGACATCGAGGCCAACTCGGCCGCCGAGCGCGACGTCACCGACCGCCTGTACGGCGGCGGCAGCGAGCACCGGCTGCTCCAGGAGATGCTGCTCGGCATCGGCGGCGTCCGTGCGGTGCGCGCCTACTGCCGGCTCACCGGCCACCCCGCGCCCGAGGTCTTCCACACCAACGAGGGCCACGCCGGCTTCCTCGGGATCGAGCGGATCCGCGAGCTGATCACCGACGGTCCGGCCGAGCCCGGTCTGGACTTCGCCGCCGCCCTGGAGGCCGTCCGGGCCGGCACCCTGTTCACCACCCACACGCCCGTCCCGGCCGGCATCGACCGCTTCGACCGGGACCTGGTCGCCCGCCACTTCGGCGGCGACGCGGCACTGCCCGGCGTCCCGGCCGACCAGGTGCTCGCGCTCGGCGCCGAGACCTGGCGCGGCGGGGACCCGAAGCTGTTCAACATGGCGGCGATGGGCCTGCGGCTCGCCCAGCGCGCCAACGGCGTCTCGACCCTGCACGGCGAGGTCAGCCGGTCCATGTTCAACGGACTCTGGCCGGGATTCGACGCCGCGGACGTCCCGATCACCTCGGTCACCAACGGCGTCCACGCGGCGACCTGGATCGACCCGGCGGTCGTCCGGCTCGGCGCCGCCGAGATCGGCGCCGACCGCGCCGAGGACGCCATGACCACCGGGGACGCCAAGCGCTGGACGGGCCTGGAGCGGATCGGCAACAGCGAGATCTGGGAGCTGCGCCGCAGCCTGCGCGCCCAGCTCGTCGAGGAGGCCCGCCACCGGCTGCGCGCCTCCTGGCGCCAGCGCGGCGCCGGCGAGGCCGAGCTCGGCTGGGTCTCCTCGGTGCTCGACCCGGACGTGCTCACCATCGGGTTCGCCCGCCGGGTGCCCTCCTACAAGCGGCTCACCCTGATGCTGCGCGACCAGGAGCGGCTGCGCGCCCTGCTGCTGAGCCCGACCAGGCCGGTGCAGATCGTGGTCGCCGGCAAGGCCCACCCGGCCGACGACGGCGGCAAGCGGCTGATCCAGCAGATGGTCGCCTTCGCCGACGACCCGGCCGTCCGGCACCGGATCGTCTTCCTGCCGGACTACGACATGGCGATGGCCCGCCACCTCTACCCGGGGTGCGACGTCTGGCTGAACAACCCGCTCCGCCCGCTGGAGGCCTGCGGCACCTCGGGGATGAAGGCCGCGCTGAACGGCTGCCTCAACCTGTCCGTCCTGGACGGCTGGTGGGACGAGTGGTACGACGGCCAGAACGGCTGGGCGATCCCCACCGCCGACGAGAGCGCCGGCGTCCTCGACCCGGAGAGCGGCGAGGCCGAGCGGCGGGACGACATCGAGGCCGCCGCACTGTACGACCTGATCGAGCACCAGGTGGCCGCCCGGTTCTACGACCGGGGCGCGGACGGGCTGCCGCACCGCTGGATCGCCATGGTCCGGCACACCCTGGTCACCCTCGGGCCCAAGGTGCTGGCGGGGCGGATGGTCCGCGAGTACGTCGAGCGGCTGTACACCCCGGCGGCGCTGGCCCAGCGGGAGCTGGCGGCGGCGGTGCCCGGCGGGCCGGTGACCGGCCCGTACGCGGGGGCCCGCGAGCTGGCCGGCTGGAAGGCCAAGGTCCGGGAGGCCTGGCCGGCCGTCCGGGTCGAGCACGTCGAGGCGGAGTGCCCGGACGAGGCGCAGGAGCTGGGCAGCTCGCTGGCGCTGCGGGTGCAGGTCGCGCTCGGCGCGCTGGAGCCCGGTGACGTGGAGGTGCAGGTGGTCTCCGGCCGGGTGGACGAGTCGGACGGCATCTCGGATGCCTGCCTGCTCGCCCTCAAGCCGGTCGGCGGGCCGGACCTCGACGGGCGCACCCGCTACGAGGGCTCGCTGGAGCTCTGCCGGACGGGCCCGTTCGGGTACACCGTCCGGGTGCTGCCGGCCCATCCGCGGCTGGCCTCGCCGGCCGAGCTGGGCCTGGTGGCGCTGCCGCCGGAATCCACCGGGATGGACGCGGGGCTGCTGCGCTGA
- a CDS encoding class I SAM-dependent methyltransferase: MTDRTHWQDWQRSWDRQQEWYLPDREERFRAMLDVVEAVAGPEPRVLDLACGTGSISERLLARLPGAVSVGVDQDPALMAIARGIFADEPRFTLVTADLKDPDWATRLPPGPFDAVVTATALHWLPTDDLVRLYGDLAELVRPGGVFLNADHTPESTIPLLTAADEAFQQRRQERERADGVLDWAGWWAAAAADPLLAEEVAARNALYGSHAQGAVHPADWHTARLVETGFREAGVAWRSVTDSLVAAVR; this comes from the coding sequence GTGACCGACCGGACGCACTGGCAGGACTGGCAGCGCAGCTGGGACCGCCAGCAGGAGTGGTACCTGCCCGACCGCGAGGAGCGGTTCCGCGCCATGCTGGACGTCGTCGAGGCGGTCGCCGGCCCCGAGCCGCGCGTCCTCGACCTGGCCTGCGGCACCGGCAGCATCAGCGAACGACTGCTCGCCCGGCTGCCCGGCGCGGTCAGCGTCGGCGTCGACCAGGACCCGGCGCTGATGGCCATCGCCCGCGGCATCTTCGCCGACGAGCCCCGGTTCACCCTGGTGACCGCCGACCTCAAGGACCCGGACTGGGCCACCCGGCTCCCGCCCGGCCCGTTCGACGCCGTGGTGACCGCCACCGCCCTGCACTGGCTGCCCACCGACGACCTCGTCCGGCTGTACGGGGACCTCGCCGAGCTGGTCCGCCCCGGGGGCGTCTTCCTCAACGCCGACCACACCCCCGAGTCGACGATCCCGCTGCTCACCGCGGCCGACGAGGCCTTCCAGCAGCGGCGCCAGGAACGCGAGCGGGCCGACGGCGTGCTCGACTGGGCCGGCTGGTGGGCGGCGGCCGCGGCCGACCCATTGCTCGCCGAGGAGGTCGCCGCCCGCAACGCGCTCTACGGCTCGCACGCCCAGGGCGCCGTGCACCCCGCCGACTGGCACACCGCCCGGCTCGTCGAGACCGGGTTCCGCGAGGCCGGGGTGGCCTGGCGCTCCGTCACCGACTCCCTGGTCGCCGCCGTCCGCTAG
- a CDS encoding ABC transporter ATP-binding protein yields MTTTLEPAEKSAKSTEAAKAAPEEELPAPPADEEDIPVPPGAPRALLRALLGPHRARITVAMVVILLQQAALQSGPLLVAIAMDRGIPALRDHDAGPLVAVITAYLSCALISTVLQWAFIKISARINQDILLELRGRIFRHAQRLSLDFHERYTSGRIISRATSDVDALRELLSEGLQELLTVFLSVFYISVLLLVMDWRLGLVSLASFVPLFLIARSFRSRSRRVYRRSRTSAASLIVRFTETMNGIRPVQAFRRERANDAAFSVVNRQSAAATADGLLEIARYVGLSRATANVWSAGVVLLGAFLVTDGAVELGVLTGFVLYLRRLFDPIDQLAMFLNSYQSAAAALEKIAGLLAHEPTVAEPAEPKELPAQRSTAAAKGREVHFEKTAFGYRSGKEVLPAFDLVLPAGQTVAVVGATGAGKSTVAKLLARFYDPTGGRISLDGVDLRDLATPELRRGVVMVTQESFLFSGTVAENIAIGRPGASRAEVEQAARDIGAYEFVAALPEGFDTDVRKRGGRISAGQRQLVAFARALLADPAVLILDEATSSLDVPGEQAVQRAMRTVLAGRTAVIIAHRLSTVEIADRVLVMDQGRIVEDGTPQELIEGSGRFAELHQAWRDSLV; encoded by the coding sequence ATGACCACCACGCTCGAACCCGCCGAGAAGTCGGCGAAGTCCACGGAGGCGGCGAAGGCCGCGCCGGAGGAGGAGCTGCCCGCGCCCCCGGCCGACGAGGAGGACATCCCCGTCCCGCCGGGCGCGCCCCGGGCGCTGCTGCGCGCGCTGCTCGGCCCGCACCGGGCCCGGATCACCGTCGCGATGGTGGTGATCCTGCTCCAGCAGGCGGCGCTGCAGTCCGGTCCGCTGCTGGTGGCGATCGCCATGGACCGGGGCATCCCGGCACTGCGCGACCACGACGCCGGCCCGCTGGTCGCGGTGATCACCGCCTACCTCTCCTGCGCGCTGATCAGCACCGTGCTGCAGTGGGCGTTCATCAAGATCAGCGCCCGGATCAACCAGGACATCCTGCTGGAGCTGCGCGGCCGGATCTTCCGGCACGCCCAGCGCCTCAGCCTGGACTTCCACGAGCGGTACACCTCGGGCCGGATCATCTCCCGCGCCACCTCCGACGTGGACGCGCTGCGCGAGCTGCTCTCCGAGGGCCTCCAGGAGCTGCTGACCGTCTTCCTCTCGGTCTTCTACATCTCGGTGCTGCTGCTGGTGATGGACTGGCGGCTGGGCCTGGTCTCGCTGGCCTCGTTCGTCCCGCTGTTCCTGATCGCCCGCTCGTTCCGGAGCCGCTCCCGCCGGGTCTACCGCCGCTCGCGCACCTCGGCCGCCTCGCTGATCGTGCGCTTCACCGAGACCATGAACGGCATCCGCCCCGTCCAGGCCTTCCGCCGCGAGCGGGCCAACGACGCCGCGTTCTCCGTGGTCAACCGGCAGTCGGCCGCCGCCACGGCGGACGGCCTGCTGGAGATCGCCCGCTACGTCGGCCTCTCCCGCGCCACCGCGAACGTCTGGAGCGCCGGTGTGGTGCTGCTCGGGGCCTTCCTGGTCACCGACGGCGCGGTGGAGCTCGGCGTGCTCACCGGTTTCGTGCTCTACCTGCGCCGCCTGTTCGACCCGATCGACCAGCTCGCGATGTTCCTGAACAGCTACCAGTCGGCCGCCGCCGCCCTGGAGAAGATCGCCGGCCTGCTCGCCCACGAGCCGACCGTCGCGGAGCCCGCCGAGCCGAAGGAGCTCCCGGCCCAGCGGTCCACCGCCGCGGCCAAGGGGCGCGAGGTGCACTTCGAGAAGACCGCCTTCGGCTACCGCTCCGGCAAGGAGGTGCTGCCCGCCTTCGACCTGGTGCTGCCGGCCGGCCAGACCGTGGCCGTGGTCGGGGCTACCGGCGCGGGCAAGTCGACGGTCGCCAAGCTGCTGGCCCGCTTCTACGACCCGACCGGCGGCCGGATCAGCCTCGACGGGGTGGACCTGCGCGACCTCGCCACGCCGGAACTGCGGCGCGGGGTGGTCATGGTGACGCAGGAGTCGTTCCTGTTCTCCGGCACCGTCGCCGAGAACATCGCGATCGGCCGTCCCGGTGCCTCCCGCGCGGAGGTCGAGCAGGCCGCCCGGGACATCGGCGCGTACGAGTTCGTCGCCGCGCTGCCGGAGGGCTTCGACACCGACGTGCGCAAGCGCGGCGGCCGGATCTCGGCCGGCCAGCGCCAGCTGGTCGCCTTCGCCCGGGCCCTGCTGGCCGACCCGGCGGTGCTGATCCTGGACGAGGCGACCAGCTCGCTGGACGTGCCCGGCGAGCAGGCCGTCCAGCGGGCGATGCGCACCGTGCTGGCCGGGCGGACGGCCGTGATCATCGCCCACCGGCTCTCCACCGTCGAGATCGCCGACCGCGTCCTGGTGATGGACCAGGGCCGGATCGTCGAGGACGGCACCCCGCAGGAGCTGATCGAAGGCTCCGGCCGCTTCGCCGAGCTGCATCAGGCCTGGCGGGACAGCCTGGTCTGA
- a CDS encoding ABC transporter ATP-binding protein, translating to MAENQAPAPTSAHRSTVRSLLRLWPYARAIRWRLTASVAAALFAALSVLLVPIVLGRIVDGPITDHDVGALWPLIGLLLALGLFEAALFYARRVILAKPLAGVETAMRGDLFARLQRLPISFHDRWGSGQLLSRATSDMYTMRLFLAFPLVFLIVNTATFLAGTALMFTQDWRLALIVLAPAVPLMVLTRRFEAGYSGAARVAQDQNGDLATVIEESILGIRILKAFGRHRSMADRFRARTHDLRRTELRKAGLLANLWAVIVGLPELALGCALAVGCYLVAHDELSTGTLVAFLSTALALRWPVESLGWLLAYANEAATAADRFFEVLDEPLPDDDTEPAPADAADTTATTPGSAPDGIRLTGVRFRYPDAPPDTPDLLRGIDLHIRSGETMALVGATGSGKTTLTALLPRLYDATAGTITLDGRPIRELPRERLRELVSVAFEEPTLFSATVRENVLMGAPGAGPEQLAAALATAQAGFVEKLPDGAGTEVGEQGLSLSGGQRQRLALARAVVGAPAFLVLDDPLSALDVHTEALVERALRQVLGSTTALVVAHRPSTVLLADRVAVLSDGRIEAVGTHQELLRSSARYRELMSGDAALVPERGAAR from the coding sequence ATGGCCGAGAACCAAGCCCCCGCCCCCACGTCCGCCCACCGGTCGACGGTCCGCTCGCTGCTGCGCCTGTGGCCCTACGCCCGCGCGATCCGCTGGCGGCTGACCGCCTCGGTCGCCGCCGCGCTGTTCGCCGCGCTCAGCGTGCTGCTCGTCCCGATCGTTCTCGGCCGAATCGTCGACGGACCGATCACCGACCACGACGTCGGCGCGCTCTGGCCGCTGATCGGCCTGCTCCTGGCGCTCGGGCTCTTCGAGGCGGCCCTGTTCTACGCCCGCCGGGTCATCCTCGCCAAACCCCTGGCCGGGGTGGAGACGGCGATGCGCGGCGACCTCTTCGCCCGGCTGCAGCGGCTGCCGATCTCCTTCCACGACCGCTGGGGCTCCGGCCAGTTGCTCTCCCGGGCGACCTCCGACATGTACACCATGCGGCTGTTCCTGGCCTTCCCGCTGGTCTTCCTGATCGTCAACACCGCGACCTTCCTCGCGGGCACCGCCCTGATGTTCACCCAGGACTGGCGGCTGGCCCTGATCGTGCTGGCGCCCGCCGTCCCGCTGATGGTGCTGACCCGGAGGTTCGAGGCCGGCTACTCCGGCGCCGCCCGGGTCGCCCAGGACCAGAACGGCGACCTCGCCACCGTCATCGAGGAGTCCATCCTCGGCATCCGCATCCTCAAGGCCTTCGGCCGCCACCGGTCGATGGCCGACCGCTTCCGGGCCCGGACGCACGACCTGCGCCGGACCGAGCTGCGCAAGGCCGGCCTGCTCGCCAACCTCTGGGCGGTCATCGTCGGCCTGCCCGAGCTGGCCCTCGGCTGCGCCCTCGCGGTCGGCTGCTACCTGGTGGCGCACGACGAGCTGAGCACCGGCACCCTGGTCGCCTTCCTCTCCACCGCGCTCGCGCTGCGCTGGCCGGTCGAGTCGCTGGGCTGGCTGCTCGCCTACGCCAACGAGGCCGCCACCGCCGCCGACCGCTTCTTCGAGGTGCTGGACGAGCCGCTGCCGGACGACGACACCGAGCCGGCCCCGGCCGACGCCGCCGACACCACGGCCACGACGCCGGGCTCCGCCCCCGACGGCATCCGGCTCACCGGCGTCCGCTTCCGCTACCCCGACGCGCCGCCCGACACCCCCGACCTGCTCCGGGGCATCGACCTGCACATCCGCAGCGGCGAGACGATGGCCCTGGTCGGTGCCACCGGCAGCGGCAAGACCACGCTCACCGCGCTGCTCCCCCGGCTGTACGACGCCACCGCCGGCACCATCACGCTGGACGGCCGCCCGATCCGCGAGCTGCCCCGCGAGCGGCTGCGCGAGCTGGTCTCGGTCGCCTTCGAGGAGCCGACCCTGTTCTCCGCCACCGTCCGGGAGAACGTGCTGATGGGCGCGCCCGGCGCCGGCCCCGAGCAGCTCGCCGCCGCGCTGGCCACCGCCCAGGCCGGCTTCGTCGAGAAGCTGCCCGACGGCGCCGGGACGGAGGTCGGCGAGCAGGGCCTCAGCCTCTCCGGCGGCCAGCGCCAGCGCCTGGCGCTGGCCCGCGCCGTGGTCGGCGCCCCGGCCTTCCTCGTCCTGGACGACCCGCTCTCCGCGCTGGACGTGCACACCGAGGCGCTCGTCGAGCGGGCCCTGCGGCAGGTGCTCGGCTCCACCACCGCGCTGGTGGTGGCCCACCGGCCGAGCACCGTGCTGCTCGCCGACCGGGTCGCGGTGCTCTCGGACGGCCGGATCGAGGCCGTCGGCACCCACCAGGAGCTGCTGCGCAGCTCGGCGCGCTACCGCGAACTGATGTCGGGCGACGCCGCCCTGGTACCGGAGAGGGGCGCCGCCCGATGA